DNA from Intestinimonas massiliensis (ex Afouda et al. 2020):
CCATGCCCCGCACCACCCGGGTCACCCCCATCCGGGCGTCATCCACCGTGACCGCGAGCTGATAGGCATACACCCCGTCGGAGCGCCGTACGATAAAATCTCCGCAGTCGTGGGCCAGGTGGAAGGATTGGGGTCCGCAGTTGGCGTCGCGGAAGGCCACCGTCTCGTGGGGGACCGCCGCCTTCCAGGCCGGGTCCCGTTCCCGCCAGCGGGCGGCCCGCTCCTCCGCCGTAAAGGCGCGGCAGGGACACGCCCCCATGTCCCGCACCTCCCCGGGGTGAGGGGCGGAGGCGGCCAGCCGCTGGTGGCGGCTGCACCAGCAGGGGTAGAGCAGCCCCTGCTCCTCCAGAGCCCGGAACGCCGCGTCATACAGTGCGGTGCGCTCCCGCTGGCAGTATGGGCCGTTGGGTCCGCCCGCCTGGAAGCCCTCCTCCCACCCCAGCCCCAGCCAGCGCAGATCGTCGGCGATCCGGGAGGCCCAGGGCTCCCCAGTCCGCAGGGGGTCCAGATCCTCCATCCGCAGCACCACCGTGCCCCCCGCCGCCCGGGCGTCCAGCCAGGCCAGCAGGAAGGACAGTACGTTTCCCAGGTGCATCCGGCCGCTGGGGCTGGGGGCAAAG
Protein-coding regions in this window:
- the gluQRS gene encoding tRNA glutamyl-Q(34) synthetase GluQRS, giving the protein MAEKGRFAPSPSGRMHLGNVLSFLLAWLDARAAGGTVVLRMEDLDPLRTGEPWASRIADDLRWLGLGWEEGFQAGGPNGPYCQRERTALYDAAFRALEEQGLLYPCWCSRHQRLAASAPHPGEVRDMGACPCRAFTAEERAARWRERDPAWKAAVPHETVAFRDANCGPQSFHLAHDCGDFIVRRSDGVYAYQLAVTVDDARMGVTRVVRGMDLLDSTPRQLWLMDKLGYRRPTYAHLPLLEAADGRRLSKRDQDLDMGALRERFTPAELTGYLAFLAGLTEEPAPASPRELVKEFTWAKVKRAPICIEQL